A region of Actinobacillus porcitonsillarum DNA encodes the following proteins:
- a CDS encoding metallophosphoesterase family protein: MILFAGDPHGSYEHLYPIVKSQQNVALVILGDLQLTTPHDLDKLAQYCDIWFIHGNHDSKTVAAFDALWGSEWKTRNLHGKVADIQGVKIAGLGGVFRGHIWMPPNRPMFFDPIHYCQYMPQEKIWRGGLPLRHRTSIFPSDVETLETQKADILITHEAPRPHPQGFAVINQLAKKMGVRKIFHGHHHDNFDYSSINRNKHCEMFNIGFRSLADINGNYLIFGIDDRDKTS, encoded by the coding sequence ATGATTCTATTTGCCGGAGATCCGCATGGCAGCTACGAACACCTCTACCCTATTGTGAAATCTCAGCAAAATGTTGCATTGGTTATTTTAGGTGATTTACAACTGACTACGCCGCATGATCTCGATAAATTAGCACAATATTGTGATATTTGGTTTATTCACGGAAATCACGATAGTAAAACAGTTGCCGCTTTTGATGCCCTTTGGGGAAGTGAATGGAAAACGCGTAATTTACATGGCAAAGTAGCAGATATTCAAGGGGTCAAAATCGCTGGACTAGGTGGTGTTTTTAGAGGGCATATTTGGATGCCTCCTAACCGACCAATGTTTTTTGATCCGATTCACTACTGCCAGTATATGCCGCAAGAAAAGATTTGGCGCGGCGGTTTACCACTTAGACATCGGACTTCTATTTTCCCTTCGGATGTGGAAACCTTAGAAACACAAAAAGCGGATATTTTAATTACTCATGAAGCGCCAAGACCTCATCCCCAGGGATTCGCTGTCATCAATCAGTTAGCGAAAAAAATGGGGGTACGCAAAATATTTCATGGACATCACCATGATAATTTTGATTACAGCTCTATTAACCGTAATAAACATTGTGAGATGTTTAATATTGGCTTTCGAAGCCTTGCCGATATAAACGGAAATTATTTGATTTTTGGCATCGATGATCGGGATAAAACATCATAA
- the nadR gene encoding multifunctional transcriptional regulator/nicotinamide-nucleotide adenylyltransferase/ribosylnicotinamide kinase NadR: MTTTTHFAYLQTKRKQLKMKVNDVCNQAGVTRAYFNQLVSGKIKNPSAAKLKALHQVLNIVEDKNQRIGVIFGKFYPIHTGHINMIYEAFSKVDVLHVVVCTDTERDLQLFKESKMKRMPTNEDRLRWMQQIFKYQQKHILIHHLSEDGIPSYPNGWEGWANRVKELFVEKNIQPTIVFSSEVQDKEPYEKYLNLEVHLVDPDRQHFNVSATKIRNNPFQYWRFIPKEVRPFFVKTIAILGGESSGKSVLVSKLANVFNTTSAWEYGREFVFEQLGGDEQAMQYSDYPQMALGHKRYVDYAMKHAHKVAFIDTDYITTQAFCIQYEGKSHPFLDSMIKEYPFDVTILLANNTKWVDDGLRSLGSLKQRQRFQALLKKLLEKHNIPYIEIESPSYLDRYNQTKEVVEAILNDEPIPLQFKQYNTDTESEGNT, translated from the coding sequence ATGACAACGACAACTCATTTCGCTTACCTTCAAACCAAGCGTAAACAGCTCAAAATGAAAGTTAATGACGTGTGCAATCAAGCTGGCGTGACTCGAGCTTATTTTAATCAATTAGTCAGTGGCAAAATTAAAAACCCAAGTGCAGCAAAATTAAAAGCACTTCATCAAGTTTTAAACATTGTAGAAGATAAAAATCAACGTATTGGCGTGATTTTTGGCAAGTTCTATCCTATTCATACAGGACATATCAATATGATCTATGAAGCATTCAGTAAAGTGGATGTTTTACATGTGGTCGTCTGTACGGATACAGAACGCGATCTCCAACTCTTTAAAGAGAGCAAAATGAAGAGAATGCCAACCAATGAAGATCGCCTACGTTGGATGCAACAAATTTTTAAATATCAACAAAAACATATCTTAATTCATCATTTATCTGAAGACGGAATTCCAAGCTATCCTAACGGTTGGGAAGGTTGGGCGAATCGAGTAAAAGAATTATTTGTTGAAAAGAATATTCAACCGACCATCGTGTTTAGCAGCGAAGTGCAAGATAAAGAACCTTATGAAAAATACCTCAATTTAGAGGTTCATTTAGTCGATCCTGATCGCCAACACTTTAATGTTTCGGCAACCAAAATCCGCAATAATCCGTTCCAATACTGGCGTTTTATTCCAAAAGAAGTTCGTCCATTTTTCGTGAAAACGATTGCGATTTTAGGGGGAGAAAGTAGCGGTAAATCCGTTCTTGTGAGCAAGCTGGCAAATGTCTTTAATACAACGTCTGCTTGGGAATATGGTCGTGAATTCGTATTCGAGCAACTCGGGGGCGATGAACAAGCAATGCAATACTCCGATTATCCTCAAATGGCACTCGGACACAAACGCTACGTAGATTATGCGATGAAGCATGCCCATAAGGTGGCATTTATTGATACAGACTACATCACAACACAAGCCTTTTGTATTCAGTATGAAGGAAAATCGCATCCGTTTTTGGACTCGATGATTAAGGAATATCCTTTTGATGTAACCATTTTACTGGCTAATAATACTAAGTGGGTTGATGACGGTTTGCGTAGCTTAGGCTCTTTAAAACAACGCCAACGTTTCCAAGCATTACTCAAAAAATTGTTAGAGAAACATAATATTCCTTATATTGAAATTGAATCGCCAAGCTATTTAGATCGCTATAATCAAACAAAAGAAGTGGTTGAAGCTATTTTGAATGATGAGCCAATTCCGTTACAATTTAAGCAATATAATACAGATACCGAATCGGAAGGTAACACATGA
- the ribF gene encoding bifunctional riboflavin kinase/FAD synthetase: protein MQLIRGFHNLANHSVFQQGCALSIGNFDGVHLGHQNILARLNEKAKTLNFPSVVMVFEPQPREFFAKKSGNSTAKPPARLMRLRDKLKYLEKAGVDFVLCVRFSAQFAKLTANEFIEKLLVERLNVRYLSVGDDFHFGSDRSGNYQTLLNAGKTLGFEVEESHTHSFGRERISSSLIRDALSKDELTLAAKLLGKPYSIGGRVAHGNKLGRTIGFPTANIMLNRLVTPLQGVYAVKIETKCGIYNGIANVGNRPTINGTKPLLEVHILDFNRSIYGEAVEVSFLEKIRNEVKFPSFEALREQIEKDRQQAVEFFKEFTSLN from the coding sequence ATGCAACTGATTCGAGGATTCCATAATTTAGCCAATCACTCTGTATTTCAACAAGGGTGTGCTTTATCTATCGGGAACTTTGATGGGGTGCATTTAGGGCATCAAAACATTTTGGCTCGCTTAAATGAAAAAGCAAAAACACTGAATTTTCCTTCGGTGGTGATGGTATTTGAACCTCAACCTCGAGAGTTTTTTGCAAAAAAATCAGGAAATTCAACCGCTAAGCCTCCGGCAAGATTGATGCGTTTAAGAGATAAACTTAAGTATTTAGAAAAAGCCGGGGTTGATTTTGTGCTTTGCGTGCGTTTTTCAGCACAATTTGCAAAACTGACGGCAAACGAATTTATTGAAAAATTGTTGGTAGAACGGTTAAACGTGCGCTATTTAAGCGTGGGCGATGACTTCCATTTTGGTTCGGATCGAAGCGGTAATTATCAAACGTTGCTTAATGCGGGTAAAACACTAGGGTTTGAGGTTGAAGAAAGCCATACACACAGCTTTGGTCGCGAAAGAATCAGCAGCTCTTTAATTCGTGACGCATTAAGTAAAGATGAATTAACGTTAGCCGCAAAACTACTGGGTAAACCTTATTCCATCGGTGGGCGTGTCGCTCATGGGAATAAATTAGGTAGAACCATTGGCTTTCCTACCGCAAACATTATGCTCAATCGTTTAGTGACACCTCTGCAAGGCGTTTATGCGGTAAAAATAGAGACAAAGTGCGGTATATATAACGGTATTGCCAATGTGGGGAACCGCCCAACGATTAATGGAACAAAGCCCTTGTTGGAAGTGCATATCTTAGATTTTAACCGTTCGATTTACGGCGAAGCTGTCGAAGTGAGCTTTTTGGAAAAAATTCGTAATGAAGTGAAATTCCCTAGCTTTGAAGCGTTAAGGGAACAAATCGAAAAAGATAGGCAACAAGCGGTAGAATTTTTTAAAGAATTTACAAGTTTAAATTAA
- the ileS gene encoding isoleucine--tRNA ligase — translation MTDYKNTLNLPETGFPMRGDLAKREPAMLQNWYDKKLYQKIREASKGKKSFILHDGPPYANGNIHLGHAVNKILKDIIIKSKTALGFDSPYIPGWDCHGLPIELKVEGLVGKPNEKISAAEFRQECRKYAAEQVEGQKADFIRMGVLGDWDNPYLTMNFNTEANIIRTLGKVIANGHLYKGSKPVHWCLDCGSSLAEAEVEYEDKVSPSIYVRFSAVDPVAVEAKFNAQGKGSGQISAVIWTTTPWTLPSNRAIALNAELEYQLVQFGDERVILAAELLEAVQKAAGVEQVDVLGSAKGSDLELMRFNHPFYEYSVPFILGDHVTTDGGTGLVHTAPDHGLDDYIVGQKYKLEMACLVANDGKFVSTTPFFAGKGVFESNDLVLEKLKETGALLKLERIKHSYPHCWRHKTPIIFRATPQWFIGMETQGLRKQALGEIKRVRWIPSWGEARIDTMVANRPDWCISRQRTWGVPMTMFVHNETEQLHPRTLEILEEVAKRVEQAGIQAWWDLDPKEVLGEEDAKIYRKVPDTLDVWFDSGSTYASVVQQRPEFNGNSADMYLEGSDQHRGWFMSSLMLSTATDNKAPYNQVLTHGFTVDEKGRKMSKSLGNVIVPSEVWNKNGADILRLWVASTDYTGEIAVSHNILNSAGDTYRRIRNTARFLLANLNGFDPKRDLVKPEEMIALDRWAVSCALDAQNDIKEAYDNYQFHTVVQRLMRFCSIEMGSFYLDIIKDRQYTTKADSLARRSCQTALWHISEALVRWMAPILSFTADEIWGYLPRVEGRSEFVFTEEFYTGLFGLTESDKLDDNYWQKLLKVRAEVNRVLEQARNDKLIGAGLEAKVTVYANDDIRPLLEQLGNELRFVLITSQAMIKPLAEADVAEGELAGLAVKVERADGEKCPRCWHYATDIGANAEHAEICGRCVENVAGEGETRRFA, via the coding sequence ATGACTGATTACAAAAACACATTAAATCTGCCTGAAACAGGCTTTCCGATGCGTGGGGATCTCGCTAAGCGTGAACCTGCGATGTTACAAAATTGGTACGACAAAAAGCTCTATCAAAAAATTCGTGAAGCATCAAAAGGGAAAAAATCCTTTATTTTGCACGATGGCCCTCCGTATGCGAACGGGAATATTCACCTTGGTCACGCCGTTAATAAAATTTTAAAAGATATTATTATTAAATCAAAGACTGCATTAGGTTTTGACTCTCCATATATCCCTGGTTGGGACTGTCACGGTTTGCCGATTGAGTTGAAAGTAGAAGGTTTGGTGGGTAAGCCAAACGAAAAAATTTCTGCAGCAGAATTCCGTCAAGAATGTCGTAAATATGCGGCAGAACAAGTTGAAGGGCAAAAAGCAGACTTTATCCGTATGGGCGTGTTAGGCGATTGGGATAATCCATATCTCACGATGAACTTCAATACTGAAGCGAACATTATCCGTACATTAGGTAAAGTGATTGCAAATGGTCACTTATACAAAGGTTCAAAACCGGTTCACTGGTGTTTAGATTGTGGATCTTCCCTTGCTGAAGCCGAAGTGGAATATGAAGATAAAGTCTCGCCGTCAATCTATGTACGTTTTTCTGCGGTAGATCCTGTTGCAGTAGAAGCGAAATTTAATGCTCAGGGCAAAGGAAGCGGTCAGATTTCTGCGGTGATTTGGACAACAACCCCTTGGACGTTGCCGTCAAACCGTGCGATTGCGTTAAATGCAGAATTAGAATATCAACTTGTACAATTTGGTGATGAGCGTGTCATTCTTGCGGCAGAACTTCTAGAAGCTGTACAAAAAGCAGCAGGTGTTGAGCAAGTGGACGTGTTAGGTTCAGCGAAAGGCAGTGACTTAGAGTTAATGCGTTTTAACCATCCGTTCTATGAGTATAGTGTGCCGTTTATTTTAGGTGATCACGTTACCACCGATGGCGGTACAGGTTTAGTTCACACCGCACCGGATCACGGTTTAGACGACTATATTGTAGGTCAAAAATATAAATTAGAAATGGCTTGTTTGGTGGCAAACGATGGTAAATTCGTTTCAACTACACCATTCTTTGCAGGCAAAGGCGTGTTTGAAAGTAATGATTTAGTCCTTGAAAAACTGAAAGAAACAGGGGCGTTGCTCAAATTAGAGCGTATCAAACACAGCTATCCGCACTGCTGGCGTCATAAAACTCCGATTATTTTCCGTGCGACACCGCAATGGTTTATCGGTATGGAAACGCAAGGTTTACGCAAACAGGCATTAGGCGAAATTAAGCGTGTACGTTGGATCCCAAGTTGGGGCGAAGCACGTATTGATACGATGGTGGCGAACCGTCCTGACTGGTGTATTTCCCGTCAGCGTACTTGGGGTGTGCCGATGACAATGTTTGTACATAATGAAACTGAACAGCTACACCCACGCACTTTAGAAATTCTTGAAGAAGTGGCAAAACGTGTTGAGCAAGCAGGCATTCAAGCGTGGTGGGATTTAGATCCGAAAGAAGTGTTAGGCGAAGAAGATGCGAAAATCTATCGTAAAGTGCCTGATACACTTGATGTATGGTTCGACTCGGGATCGACCTATGCGTCTGTGGTACAACAACGTCCTGAATTTAACGGCAATTCCGCAGATATGTACCTTGAAGGTTCAGACCAACACCGTGGTTGGTTTATGTCGTCATTGATGCTTTCTACGGCAACCGATAATAAAGCACCTTATAATCAAGTGCTTACACATGGTTTCACCGTCGATGAAAAAGGTCGCAAAATGTCAAAATCACTCGGTAACGTGATTGTGCCAAGTGAGGTGTGGAACAAAAATGGTGCAGATATTTTACGTTTATGGGTCGCTTCTACGGACTATACCGGTGAAATTGCGGTTTCGCACAACATTTTAAACAGTGCAGGTGACACTTATCGCCGTATCCGTAATACCGCACGTTTCCTATTAGCGAACTTAAACGGCTTCGATCCAAAACGTGATCTCGTTAAACCTGAAGAGATGATCGCCTTAGATCGTTGGGCGGTAAGCTGTGCGTTAGATGCACAAAACGACATTAAAGAAGCCTATGATAACTATCAATTCCACACCGTTGTTCAGCGTTTAATGCGTTTCTGTTCAATCGAAATGGGATCGTTCTATTTAGATATTATCAAAGACCGTCAATACACCACTAAAGCGGACAGCCTTGCACGCCGTAGTTGTCAAACAGCGTTATGGCATATTTCTGAAGCATTAGTGCGTTGGATGGCACCGATTTTATCTTTCACTGCTGATGAAATTTGGGGTTACTTGCCTCGAGTGGAAGGACGTTCAGAATTTGTCTTTACCGAAGAATTTTATACCGGCTTATTCGGTTTAACTGAAAGCGATAAATTAGACGACAACTACTGGCAAAAACTGTTAAAAGTACGTGCTGAGGTCAACCGTGTATTAGAGCAAGCACGTAACGACAAGTTAATCGGTGCAGGTCTTGAAGCGAAAGTCACCGTTTATGCAAATGATGATATTCGTCCGTTGTTAGAACAGTTAGGCAACGAGTTACGTTTCGTGTTAATCACTTCACAAGCGATGATTAAACCACTTGCCGAAGCCGATGTTGCTGAAGGCGAATTAGCTGGTCTTGCGGTGAAAGTAGAGAGAGCTGACGGTGAAAAATGCCCACGTTGCTGGCACTATGCGACAGATATTGGTGCAAATGCAGAACACGCTGAGATTTGTGGGCGTTGTGTGGAGAATGTGGCAGGCGAAGGCGAAACTCGTCGTTTTGCTTAG
- the pssA gene encoding CDP-diacylglycerol--serine O-phosphatidyltransferase gives MLILNKQTRAKRHLDNLTFIPQAVEKVDFLTSSTAFKQQILALIKQAKFRIYLTALYFEKDEAGQEILDALYQAKLANPQLEIKILVDWHRAQRGRIGEETQSSNADWYTQIREKYALPTEQEIAFYGVPVNKREIFGVLHLKGFVFDDILLYSGASINNVYLQQFERYRYDRYHQIENKTLADSWVNFIQQNILTNPAVNRLDQTNRPKTIEIRPLVKAFRKELSQQEYRFNGQLMDNEQLMVSPLVGLGRKNPLNKTIEALFFQVKQKLTICTPYFNFPRSINQRIEWLLENGKQIEIIVGDKTANDFFTPPEEKFTMASALPYLYEKNLRAFAKKFDHYIQNGQLTIRLWKDDKNSYHLKGVWIDERYILLTGNNLNPRAWKLDAENAVLISDPKGELTEKSQAELAQIRTHTTVLTHYSDLEQLKDYPENVRKLLKKFGQVKLDKVVKMLL, from the coding sequence ATGCTTATTCTAAATAAACAAACCCGTGCAAAACGCCACTTAGACAATCTCACCTTCATACCCCAAGCGGTAGAAAAAGTGGATTTTCTAACAAGCAGCACTGCGTTTAAACAACAAATTTTAGCGTTAATCAAACAAGCAAAATTTCGCATTTATCTTACCGCTCTCTATTTTGAAAAAGATGAAGCTGGGCAAGAGATTTTAGATGCACTTTATCAAGCGAAATTAGCTAACCCACAGCTGGAAATCAAAATCCTTGTGGATTGGCATAGGGCGCAACGTGGGCGTATCGGCGAAGAAACCCAAAGTTCAAACGCTGACTGGTACACCCAAATTCGTGAAAAATATGCCCTTCCAACGGAGCAAGAGATTGCGTTTTATGGCGTTCCTGTCAATAAACGTGAGATCTTCGGCGTGTTGCACCTAAAAGGTTTTGTGTTTGATGATATTCTGCTTTATAGCGGAGCCAGTATCAACAACGTCTATTTGCAGCAGTTTGAGCGTTATCGCTACGACCGCTATCATCAAATAGAAAATAAAACGCTGGCAGACAGTTGGGTTAATTTTATTCAGCAGAATATTTTGACTAACCCGGCGGTAAATCGTTTGGATCAAACAAATCGTCCAAAAACCATTGAAATTCGACCGCTTGTAAAAGCTTTCCGTAAGGAGCTTAGCCAACAGGAATATCGTTTTAATGGGCAGCTAATGGATAATGAACAGCTAATGGTTTCGCCATTGGTCGGGCTAGGGCGTAAAAATCCGCTGAATAAAACGATTGAAGCTCTGTTTTTCCAAGTAAAACAAAAATTAACGATTTGTACACCTTATTTCAATTTTCCTCGTTCAATTAACCAACGAATTGAGTGGTTATTGGAAAATGGCAAGCAAATAGAAATTATTGTCGGCGATAAAACGGCGAACGACTTTTTCACGCCACCTGAAGAAAAATTTACGATGGCATCGGCATTGCCGTATTTGTATGAGAAAAATTTACGAGCGTTTGCGAAAAAGTTTGATCACTATATTCAAAATGGGCAATTAACAATCCGCTTGTGGAAAGATGACAAGAACAGCTATCACTTAAAAGGTGTATGGATTGATGAACGTTATATTCTACTCACAGGCAATAATTTAAACCCACGTGCTTGGAAATTAGATGCAGAAAATGCGGTGTTAATTTCAGATCCGAAAGGCGAATTAACCGAAAAATCTCAGGCAGAATTAGCGCAAATTCGTACCCATACGACTGTGCTTACCCATTATAGTGATTTAGAACAGCTAAAAGATTATCCAGAAAATGTGCGTAAGTTACTGAAGAAATTCGGGCAGGTTAAACTAGATAAAGTAGTTAAAATGCTTTTATAG
- the rlmB gene encoding 23S rRNA (guanosine(2251)-2'-O)-methyltransferase RlmB, with translation MSEQIYGIHAVKAFLDNAPERLIEVFVLKGREDKRLIPLLNELQRLGIAIQQVNRQTLDNKSQGEVHQGIIAKVVPQKELNEHDLDRILASKSQPLLLILDGVTDPHNLGACLRTADAAGVDAVIVPKDKSAQLTSTARKVACGAAETVPLIRVTNLARTMRELQEQYNVWIVGTAGEATSSIYEAKLTGAIALVMGAEGDGMRRLTREHCDQLISIPMAGSVSSLNVSVATGVCLFEIVRQKLSV, from the coding sequence ATGAGCGAACAAATTTATGGTATTCACGCGGTTAAAGCATTTCTTGATAATGCACCAGAGCGTTTGATTGAGGTGTTTGTATTAAAAGGGCGTGAAGATAAACGGCTCATTCCGTTGTTAAATGAATTACAACGTTTGGGCATTGCAATACAGCAAGTAAACCGCCAAACATTAGATAACAAATCGCAAGGCGAAGTCCATCAAGGCATTATTGCCAAAGTCGTGCCACAAAAAGAACTCAACGAACACGATTTAGATCGCATTTTAGCAAGTAAGTCGCAACCCTTATTATTGATTTTGGATGGCGTTACCGATCCGCATAATCTAGGCGCTTGCTTGCGTACCGCTGATGCAGCAGGTGTTGATGCAGTAATTGTGCCAAAAGACAAATCGGCACAATTAACTTCAACTGCCCGTAAAGTGGCTTGTGGTGCGGCAGAAACAGTACCTCTTATTCGGGTAACCAATTTGGCTCGAACAATGAGAGAGCTTCAAGAACAGTATAACGTTTGGATTGTTGGCACGGCAGGCGAGGCAACTTCAAGTATCTATGAAGCCAAATTAACAGGCGCTATTGCGCTTGTGATGGGCGCAGAAGGCGATGGAATGCGACGCTTAACGCGTGAACATTGCGATCAATTGATTAGTATTCCAATGGCAGGTTCGGTCTCATCATTAAATGTTTCTGTTGCGACCGGTGTTTGTTTATTTGAAATTGTCCGGCAAAAATTATCGGTATAA
- the rne gene encoding ribonuclease E, protein MKRMLINATQKEELRVALVDGQRLFDLDIESPGHEQKKSNIYKGKITRVEPSLEAAFVDYGAERHGFLPLKEISREYFPADYVFNGRPNIKDIIKEGQEVIVQVSKEERGNKGAALTTFISLAGSYLVLMPNNPRAGGISRRIEGDERLELKEALDCLDVPEDVGLIVRTAGVGKSPEELQWDLKVLLHHWEAIKNAAQSRPAPFLIHQESDVIVRAIRDYLRRDIGEILIDNKKIFEKAKNHIRLVRPDFINRVRLYEGEVPLFSHYQIESQIESAFQREVRLPSGGSIVIDVTEALTAIDINSSRSTRGGDIEETALNTNLEAADEIARQLRLRDLGGLIVIDFIDMTPVRHQREVENRIREATRQDRARIQFSRISRFGLLEMSRQRLSPSLSEASSHICPRCQGTGKVRDNESIALSILRLVEEEAIKENSAQVHAIVPVEVASYLLNEKRKAISGIEKRHDVNVVVVPSESMETPHFSVYRLRENEIVPTLSYDLAKHYHEREEEEHSFHHHVNSDEALVSRNEPVITVETVLNSSELNLQPAPTPTEPAKPSLFSRLLAKLKALFATEEKVEEKAKAQPRNPRERRNNRQRNNRQERKTQTQPDESKAPKVEKAEKVKQPRRQIVEETVGVTEEPKATVTERRQRRDLRKKVRVENTTDVTTEEPIVVEEAVKPVVEQKVQQVEKIQPLVTQDNVTSEDEAKTESRENNRPRRLPRHLRVGNQRRRENRQRVQAMSLAAAVASPEAASGKILLTPVRTAKPTQDKTAFLSVDEMLEQQSPEMNVKSNEGSSEERVANSSVPFGAFVTQQTNRDLVKEKHEEKAISVEQETKPEVTSVEEHIAPFGGVVSQHSDRDLVKEKNERVQKFKAQATIAPAIVEETSSIIEVPVSTYQSSYVFEGHLGTFSRVQHTRVEMTRAEAPQEQRSDYEVKEWLSSKYYFYGKGFGGHSSAVSHVHSAPRVATN, encoded by the coding sequence ATGAAAAGAATGTTAATCAATGCAACTCAAAAAGAAGAGTTGCGCGTTGCCTTAGTGGATGGGCAACGCCTGTTCGATTTGGACATTGAAAGTCCGGGACACGAACAGAAAAAATCCAATATTTATAAAGGGAAAATTACTCGTGTTGAACCAAGCCTTGAAGCCGCATTTGTCGATTACGGTGCTGAGCGTCATGGCTTCCTTCCTTTAAAAGAAATTTCCCGTGAATACTTCCCGGCAGACTATGTTTTTAATGGTCGTCCAAATATCAAAGACATTATCAAAGAAGGCCAGGAAGTTATTGTTCAAGTCAGCAAAGAAGAGCGTGGCAACAAAGGGGCCGCCTTAACGACCTTTATTTCTTTGGCAGGAAGCTATCTTGTTTTAATGCCGAATAATCCTCGTGCAGGCGGTATTTCTCGCCGTATTGAGGGCGATGAGCGTTTAGAATTAAAAGAAGCGTTAGATTGTTTAGATGTACCGGAAGACGTTGGTCTTATTGTCCGTACTGCTGGCGTTGGCAAATCGCCGGAAGAACTACAATGGGACTTAAAAGTTTTACTACATCATTGGGAAGCGATTAAAAATGCTGCGCAATCACGTCCAGCACCGTTTTTAATTCATCAAGAAAGCGATGTAATTGTTCGTGCGATCCGTGATTACCTCCGCCGTGATATTGGCGAAATTTTAATTGATAATAAAAAAATCTTTGAAAAAGCCAAAAATCATATTCGTTTAGTACGTCCTGATTTTATCAACCGTGTTCGCTTATACGAAGGCGAAGTACCACTATTCAGCCACTACCAAATTGAATCGCAAATTGAGTCTGCATTCCAGCGTGAAGTGCGTTTACCATCAGGTGGCTCAATTGTTATTGATGTAACTGAAGCCTTAACCGCTATTGACATCAACTCTTCTCGCTCAACACGTGGTGGCGATATTGAAGAAACGGCGCTAAATACTAACTTAGAAGCCGCTGATGAGATTGCTCGCCAATTACGTTTACGTGACTTAGGTGGGTTAATTGTTATCGACTTTATTGATATGACACCGGTTCGCCATCAGCGTGAAGTGGAAAATCGTATCCGTGAAGCGACACGCCAAGACCGTGCAAGAATTCAATTTAGCCGTATTTCTCGCTTTGGCTTACTTGAAATGAGCCGTCAGCGTTTGAGCCCTTCATTAAGTGAAGCCTCAAGCCATATTTGTCCTCGTTGTCAAGGTACAGGTAAAGTACGAGATAACGAATCTATCGCACTTTCTATCTTACGTTTAGTTGAAGAAGAAGCAATTAAAGAAAACTCAGCACAGGTTCATGCGATTGTGCCTGTTGAGGTTGCATCTTACTTATTAAATGAAAAACGTAAGGCGATTTCCGGTATTGAAAAACGTCATGATGTTAATGTTGTCGTAGTTCCAAGCGAAAGCATGGAAACACCGCATTTCAGCGTATATCGTTTACGTGAAAATGAAATTGTTCCAACGTTAAGTTACGATTTAGCAAAACATTACCATGAAAGAGAGGAAGAAGAACATTCTTTCCACCATCATGTAAATTCAGACGAAGCGTTAGTTAGCCGTAATGAGCCTGTTATTACGGTAGAAACGGTATTAAATAGCTCAGAACTTAATCTTCAACCTGCGCCAACACCAACCGAACCTGCGAAACCATCGTTATTTAGTCGTTTATTGGCGAAGTTAAAAGCATTATTTGCCACTGAAGAAAAAGTTGAAGAGAAGGCAAAAGCACAGCCACGCAATCCTCGTGAACGTCGTAATAACCGCCAACGCAATAACCGCCAAGAGCGTAAAACTCAAACACAACCAGATGAGAGTAAAGCGCCTAAAGTGGAAAAAGCGGAGAAGGTAAAACAACCTCGCCGTCAAATTGTCGAAGAGACCGTTGGCGTAACGGAAGAACCAAAAGCAACCGTAACAGAGCGTCGTCAACGCCGTGACTTACGTAAAAAAGTGCGTGTGGAAAATACAACGGATGTAACGACTGAAGAACCAATTGTGGTAGAAGAAGCGGTAAAACCGGTTGTAGAACAAAAAGTGCAACAGGTTGAGAAAATCCAACCGCTTGTCACACAGGATAATGTGACAAGTGAAGATGAAGCCAAAACGGAAAGCCGTGAAAATAATCGCCCACGCCGTTTACCTCGTCATCTTCGTGTCGGAAACCAACGTCGTCGTGAAAATCGCCAACGTGTACAAGCAATGTCTTTAGCTGCTGCGGTAGCATCACCGGAAGCCGCAAGCGGTAAGATTTTACTTACGCCTGTACGTACAGCTAAACCGACACAAGATAAAACAGCATTCTTATCTGTTGATGAAATGTTAGAACAACAATCTCCGGAAATGAATGTAAAATCAAATGAGGGCTCTTCGGAAGAAAGAGTGGCTAACTCAAGTGTTCCATTTGGTGCTTTTGTTACACAACAAACCAATCGTGATCTTGTTAAAGAAAAACACGAAGAAAAAGCGATCTCTGTTGAGCAAGAAACTAAACCGGAAGTAACATCGGTTGAAGAACATATTGCGCCATTTGGCGGAGTGGTTAGCCAACATTCGGATAGAGATTTGGTTAAAGAGAAAAATGAACGTGTGCAGAAGTTTAAAGCTCAGGCAACCATTGCACCTGCTATTGTAGAAGAAACATCTTCAATTATTGAAGTACCTGTTTCAACTTATCAAAGTAGCTATGTGTTTGAAGGACATTTAGGGACATTCTCACGTGTTCAGCATACTCGAGTTGAAATGACAAGAGCCGAAGCCCCTCAAGAGCAACGCTCTGATTATGAAGTTAAGGAATGGCTAAGCTCTAAATACTATTTCTATGGTAAAGGGTTTGGTGGTCATTCAAGTGCGGTAAGCCATGTACATTCTGCACCTCGTGTAGCTACAAACTAA